A stretch of the Halorussus salinus genome encodes the following:
- a CDS encoding DUF4129 domain-containing protein yields MDRDTVRPVVLALLAVVAIGIAAATLNSAVVTDGSGGFGVGQPSSDAGAPNGSQPSFELGNQSSSGDVGPPLDLPCYPVLDTWWAIGLLLAGFAGGAYVAYRRLGGLGVVAYAGPVGIPLLFAHAILTVCSDPAPEATSAFFDRGNVSLVPEGGSGVPGGSTGTSVTDPSILLLAGLGVALVAAVALLFVSSSGEEPDEDDEFADPGDETDVRAVGRAAGEAADRIETTTDVDNEVFRAWREMTDHLDVPNPQSSTPSEFAAAAAEAGMAREDVDRLTTLFEEVRYGGESPTEQREEQALDALRRIEREYAGRAEMFRDDSGDSEESDAESGGDDE; encoded by the coding sequence GTGGACCGTGATACCGTACGCCCCGTCGTACTCGCGCTGTTGGCAGTCGTCGCTATCGGCATCGCCGCCGCGACGCTGAACTCCGCGGTCGTCACCGACGGCTCGGGCGGGTTCGGCGTCGGCCAGCCGAGTTCCGACGCGGGCGCACCGAACGGCAGTCAGCCCAGTTTCGAGTTGGGCAACCAGTCGTCGAGCGGCGATGTCGGGCCGCCGCTGGACCTCCCGTGCTACCCGGTACTCGATACGTGGTGGGCCATCGGGCTTCTCCTCGCGGGGTTCGCGGGCGGCGCGTACGTCGCCTACCGGCGACTCGGGGGACTCGGCGTCGTCGCCTACGCCGGGCCGGTGGGCATCCCGCTCCTGTTCGCGCACGCCATCCTCACCGTCTGTAGCGACCCGGCACCGGAGGCGACGAGTGCGTTCTTCGACCGAGGGAACGTCTCGCTCGTCCCCGAGGGCGGGAGCGGCGTGCCCGGCGGTTCGACCGGGACGAGCGTCACCGACCCCTCCATCCTCCTGCTGGCCGGACTCGGGGTCGCGCTCGTGGCCGCCGTCGCGCTCCTGTTCGTCTCCTCAAGCGGCGAGGAGCCCGACGAAGACGACGAGTTCGCCGACCCCGGCGACGAGACCGACGTGCGCGCGGTCGGTCGGGCCGCGGGCGAGGCGGCCGACCGAATCGAGACGACGACCGACGTGGACAACGAGGTGTTCCGCGCGTGGCGGGAGATGACCGACCACCTCGACGTGCCCAACCCCCAGTCCAGCACGCCCTCGGAGTTCGCGGCCGCCGCGGCCGAGGCGGGCATGGCCCGCGAGGACGTGGACCGACTCACGACGCTGTTCGAGGAGGTCCGGTACGGCGGCGAGTCGCCGACCGAACAGCGCGAGGAGCAGGCGCTCGACGCCCTCCGACGTATCGAACGCGAGTACGCCGGACGGGCGGAGATGTTCCGCGACGACTCCGGCGATTCCGAGGAGAGCGACGCCGAGTCGGGAGGTGACGACGAATGA
- a CDS encoding DUF7269 family protein gives MSEQNSHPILTTIGVVAVTVGLLMLFVPGFAAAIGTGYAAVTVVGLLALMQALRVGRSRMATELDAAETDDVETVEAMPTPGDEFDRAVAELRSGPRRNLIRERADLRETLETAALTAVADRENCSREEARQRVEAGTWTDDPHAAALLGGDDAPSPPLFDRLKIAASTESPFQYRIRRTADAVARKAGVEPGDVTTADDAGGGSESDGSDNRFGGGTTDAASGDRDSDASANESAGSTDATARSDATADRGNASPDDADRTEAGA, from the coding sequence ATGAGCGAGCAAAACAGCCACCCGATTCTGACGACCATCGGCGTCGTCGCGGTCACGGTCGGCCTGCTGATGCTGTTCGTCCCCGGCTTCGCGGCCGCCATCGGCACCGGCTACGCCGCCGTCACCGTCGTCGGTCTGTTGGCGCTGATGCAGGCGTTGCGCGTCGGTCGCTCGCGGATGGCGACCGAACTGGACGCCGCCGAGACCGACGACGTGGAGACCGTCGAAGCGATGCCCACGCCCGGCGACGAGTTCGACCGGGCGGTCGCCGAGTTGCGCTCGGGACCGCGCCGGAACCTCATCCGCGAGCGGGCCGACCTCCGCGAGACGCTCGAAACCGCGGCGCTGACCGCCGTCGCCGACCGGGAGAACTGCTCGCGCGAGGAGGCCCGCCAGCGCGTCGAGGCCGGGACGTGGACCGACGACCCCCACGCCGCGGCACTCCTCGGCGGGGACGACGCCCCGTCGCCGCCGCTGTTCGACCGGCTGAAGATAGCCGCCAGCACCGAGTCGCCGTTCCAGTACCGGATTCGCCGGACCGCCGACGCCGTCGCCCGGAAGGCGGGCGTCGAACCCGGCGACGTGACCACGGCAGACGACGCGGGTGGGGGAAGCGAATCGGACGGGAGCGACAACCGATTCGGTGGCGGGACGACGGACGCCGCGTCGGGTGACCGCGATTCGGACGCCTCCGCGAACGAGAGCGCCGGTTCGACCGACGCGACCGCCCGGAGCGACGCGACTGCCGACCGAGGGAACGCGAGTCCCGACGACGCGGACCGAACGGAGGCCGGAGCGTGA
- a CDS encoding DUF58 domain-containing protein, translated as MKSIRRTNRWRGISGVALLAGALGVLFSRPLVLLSGVVGVAFAAYARTAGTPDPSLDVTRTVSDDEPLPGDEVQVRLTVENVGDSMLADVRVVDGVPEALPVVSGSARLGTALRPGKSATLTYAVEAERGDHEFDPATAIVRDFSGAIEVEQEVGDETALRCVPKLGTTVDVPLRTQTTQYTGRVTTDAGGSGVEFHATREYRPGDPISRVDWNRLARTGEVTTIDFREERAASVVVLVDTREKAYLARDAESRNAVQYGVDAAGKLVTKLLDAGDRVGLAALGPKSCWLAPGAGHDHQARARSLLATHPAFAPTPGDGMFYPTTRLKQIRKRLPASTQVVFVTPLCDDFGPEVARRLDAEGHLVTVVSPDPTATDTAGQRFARTQRKHRVSELRQAGVHVVDWDVDDQLGVALARMARVTGGVA; from the coding sequence GTGAAGTCGATTCGTCGGACGAACCGCTGGCGGGGTATCAGCGGCGTCGCTCTGCTGGCGGGCGCGCTCGGCGTCCTGTTCAGTCGGCCGCTCGTCCTGCTGTCGGGCGTCGTCGGCGTCGCGTTCGCGGCTTACGCCCGGACCGCGGGCACGCCCGACCCGTCACTTGACGTGACCCGAACCGTGAGCGACGACGAACCCCTGCCCGGCGACGAGGTGCAGGTGCGGCTCACCGTCGAGAACGTCGGCGACTCGATGCTCGCGGACGTGCGCGTCGTGGACGGGGTGCCCGAGGCCCTGCCGGTCGTTTCGGGGTCCGCTCGGCTCGGGACCGCGCTCCGACCCGGCAAGTCCGCGACGCTGACCTACGCGGTCGAGGCCGAGCGCGGCGACCACGAGTTCGACCCCGCGACGGCTATCGTTCGGGACTTTAGCGGTGCCATCGAGGTCGAACAGGAGGTCGGCGACGAGACCGCACTCCGGTGCGTCCCGAAGCTGGGGACGACCGTGGACGTGCCCCTGCGTACTCAGACCACCCAGTACACCGGCCGAGTCACGACCGACGCGGGCGGGTCGGGCGTCGAGTTCCACGCGACCCGCGAGTACCGGCCGGGCGACCCCATCTCGCGAGTGGACTGGAACCGCCTCGCGCGCACGGGCGAGGTCACCACCATCGACTTCCGCGAGGAGCGCGCCGCGAGCGTGGTCGTCCTCGTGGACACCCGCGAGAAGGCGTATCTGGCTCGGGACGCCGAGTCGCGCAACGCGGTCCAGTACGGCGTGGACGCCGCGGGCAAGCTGGTGACGAAGCTACTGGACGCGGGCGACCGCGTGGGACTGGCCGCGCTCGGTCCCAAGTCGTGCTGGCTCGCGCCCGGCGCTGGCCACGACCATCAGGCCCGCGCCCGGAGTCTGCTGGCGACCCACCCCGCGTTCGCGCCGACGCCCGGCGACGGGATGTTCTACCCGACGACGCGGCTCAAGCAGATTCGCAAGCGCCTGCCCGCCTCGACGCAGGTCGTGTTCGTCACGCCGCTCTGTGACGACTTCGGGCCGGAAGTCGCCCGGCGGCTCGACGCCGAGGGCCACCTCGTGACCGTCGTCAGCCCGGACCCGACCGCGACCGACACTGCGGGCCAGCGGTTCGCCCGGACCCAGCGCAAGCACCGCGTCTCGGAGCTTCGACAGGCCGGGGTTCACGTCGTGGACTGGGACGTAGACGACCAGCTGGGCGTCGCGTTGGCTCGGATGGCGAGAGTGACAGGAGGTGTCGCGTGA
- a CDS encoding DUF7519 family protein — translation MTREIDRSPARLSSALAVSAAALAAGTSALTTSTALAVGVAGLAVVALGVVRGSRRAITLGATALLVAALVGGLFSGAPYLLLPGIIATVLAWDFGEQAINVGEQLGREADTTQLEITHAAGSTVVGVGAGALGYGIYLVSSGGQPVPALVFLLLAAVVLTSALRN, via the coding sequence GTGACCCGCGAAATCGACCGCTCGCCCGCCCGTCTCTCGTCGGCGCTCGCGGTCAGCGCGGCCGCGCTCGCGGCGGGCACCAGCGCGCTCACGACCAGCACGGCGCTCGCGGTCGGCGTCGCCGGACTCGCCGTCGTCGCGCTCGGCGTCGTCCGCGGCTCTCGGCGGGCCATCACGCTCGGCGCGACGGCACTGCTCGTCGCCGCGTTAGTCGGCGGCCTGTTCTCGGGAGCGCCGTATCTCCTCTTGCCGGGCATCATCGCCACGGTACTCGCGTGGGATTTCGGCGAGCAGGCCATCAACGTCGGCGAACAGTTGGGCCGCGAGGCCGACACGACCCAACTGGAGATAACTCACGCCGCGGGGAGTACGGTCGTCGGCGTCGGTGCCGGGGCGCTGGGCTACGGCATCTATCTGGTCTCGTCGGGCGGCCAGCCGGTGCCCGCGCTCGTGTTCCTGCTGTTGGCCGCGGTAGTGCTGACCTCGGCGCTCCGGAACTGA
- a CDS encoding response regulator transcription factor has product MGAEPQTTADACARDSSALLVGEVTEACTGWLSSANVTTADDGETALALADANVDAILIPRHCADMPGEELVSKLRKRGIEAPAGVVLSADADIEVLELGFDECVRRPLTERKVRTILGRLVRRQTYNRLLRRYYRLVTCRNDPTIRGGEKAQVGTRARIEAELRDVRNQLAEIEDELTPGEYEALFRDLRQALDEAGGN; this is encoded by the coding sequence ATGGGTGCCGAACCGCAGACGACGGCAGACGCTTGCGCCCGCGACTCAAGCGCGCTGTTAGTCGGCGAAGTCACGGAGGCGTGTACCGGGTGGTTGTCGAGTGCGAACGTAACGACCGCCGACGACGGCGAGACCGCGCTTGCCCTCGCCGACGCGAACGTGGACGCGATACTGATTCCCCGACACTGCGCGGACATGCCCGGTGAAGAACTAGTCTCGAAGCTTCGCAAGCGCGGTATCGAGGCACCCGCGGGAGTGGTTCTCTCGGCGGACGCCGACATCGAAGTACTCGAACTCGGATTCGACGAGTGCGTTCGTCGGCCACTCACCGAGCGGAAGGTCCGGACGATTCTGGGCAGACTCGTCAGGCGACAGACGTACAACCGACTCCTCCGGCGGTACTACCGGCTCGTGACCTGTCGGAACGACCCGACGATACGTGGCGGCGAGAAAGCGCAGGTCGGTACCCGAGCCCGAATCGAGGCGGAGTTGCGAGACGTTCGAAACCAGCTCGCGGAAATCGAGGACGAGCTGACGCCCGGCGAGTACGAGGCCCTGTTTCGGGACCTCCGGCAAGCCTTGGACGAGGCAGGCGGGAACTGA
- a CDS encoding AAA family ATPase, with product MDVTEANEQCEAVLDTIGSAVIADREFLETVLLGAMAGGHALLEDVPGTGKTLTARSFASALGLSFSRVQFTPDLLPADVTGTHVFNEEDREFEFNEGPIFANVVLADEINRAPPKTQAALLEAMEEGQVTVDGDTHDLPQPFFVIATQNPVEQEGTFPLPEAQVDRFAVKSSIGYPEVEGEYELLRRRAGRSEQSPSVGTVLDEQLVTELRAVPEEVRVDDDLLEYMANVARETREDRRVQVGVSPRGTQRLFEATRAYAAMNGREFVTPDDVKRVAHPVLAHRVVLTPDAQVNNVSKSSVVDRVLDDVPVPTVE from the coding sequence ATGGACGTAACCGAGGCGAACGAGCAGTGCGAAGCCGTCCTCGACACCATCGGAAGCGCCGTCATCGCCGACCGCGAGTTCCTCGAAACCGTACTCTTGGGCGCGATGGCTGGCGGACACGCCCTGCTGGAGGACGTGCCCGGCACCGGCAAGACCCTGACCGCCAGAAGTTTCGCGTCGGCGCTCGGCCTCTCCTTTTCGCGGGTCCAGTTCACGCCGGACCTCCTCCCCGCGGACGTGACCGGAACGCACGTGTTCAACGAGGAGGACCGCGAGTTCGAGTTCAACGAGGGTCCCATCTTCGCGAACGTCGTCCTCGCCGACGAGATCAACCGCGCGCCGCCCAAGACCCAAGCCGCCCTGCTGGAAGCGATGGAGGAGGGCCAAGTGACGGTGGACGGCGATACACATGACCTCCCCCAGCCGTTCTTCGTCATCGCCACGCAGAACCCCGTCGAGCAGGAGGGAACCTTCCCCCTGCCCGAAGCGCAGGTGGACCGCTTCGCGGTCAAGTCCTCCATCGGCTACCCCGAGGTCGAGGGCGAGTACGAACTCCTGCGCCGACGCGCGGGCCGGAGCGAGCAGAGTCCGTCGGTCGGCACCGTGCTGGACGAGCAACTCGTCACCGAACTCCGCGCGGTCCCCGAGGAGGTCCGCGTGGACGACGACCTGCTGGAGTACATGGCGAACGTCGCGCGCGAGACCCGCGAGGACCGTCGCGTGCAGGTCGGCGTCTCCCCGCGCGGGACTCAACGCCTCTTCGAGGCGACCCGCGCCTACGCCGCGATGAACGGCCGGGAGTTCGTCACTCCCGACGACGTGAAGCGCGTGGCCCACCCCGTCCTCGCGCACCGCGTGGTCCTGACGCCCGACGCGCAGGTCAACAACGTCTCGAAGTCCTCCGTCGTGGACCGCGTGCTGGACGACGTGCCGGTGCCGACGGTGGAGTAG
- a CDS encoding TspO/MBR family protein — MNVTETLRGGDGEGVDWTLLVGSVLVCQLAGIVPSILTADEVATWYPTLAKPAFTPPSWLFGPVWTTLYLLMGVALYLVWQSDEGRLRTVALGVFGVQLVLNAAWTLTFFGAQAIFGGLVVILVLLATILATMAAFARIDRRATALLVPYLLWVGFATALNYELWRLN; from the coding sequence ATGAACGTCACCGAAACCCTGCGCGGCGGCGACGGCGAGGGGGTCGATTGGACACTCCTCGTCGGAAGCGTCCTCGTCTGCCAACTCGCCGGAATCGTCCCCTCCATCCTCACGGCCGACGAGGTGGCGACGTGGTACCCGACGCTGGCCAAGCCCGCGTTTACGCCGCCGAGTTGGCTGTTCGGCCCGGTCTGGACCACGCTCTACCTGCTGATGGGCGTCGCGCTGTACCTCGTCTGGCAAAGCGACGAGGGCCGACTCCGCACCGTCGCGCTCGGGGTCTTCGGCGTCCAGTTGGTCCTGAACGCCGCGTGGACGCTGACGTTCTTCGGCGCGCAGGCCATCTTCGGCGGACTGGTCGTCATCCTCGTCCTGCTGGCGACGATTCTGGCGACGATGGCGGCGTTCGCCCGCATCGACCGGCGCGCGACGGCCCTGCTGGTCCCCTACCTGCTGTGGGTCGGATTCGCCACCGCGCTCAACTACGAACTCTGGCGACTCAACTGA